One window of the Streptomyces sp. ITFR-21 genome contains the following:
- a CDS encoding discoidin domain-containing protein yields MLAPPTDSAAPRPSVLTGRRNVVAAVLTALVASLLLFVPMRSAHAADTLLSQGKTATASSAENAGTPASAAVDGDNGTRWSSAAADPQWLQVDLGATAHIGSVTLNWEAAYAKSFQIQTSADGTNWTGIYSTTTGTGGNQTVSVNGSGRYVRLYGTVRATQYGYSLWEFQVFGTVDGSTTPPAAGTLLSQGKTASASSTENAGTPASAAVDGDNGTRWSSAAADPQWLQVDLGATDTISQVVLNWEAAYGKSFQIQTSTDGTNWTSVYSTTAGTGGVQTLNVTGSGRYVRVYGTARGTGYGYSLWEFQVFGTAGSGDTGGTGPTSPPTGPIQGGGDLGPNVKVFDPSTPNIQAQLDQIFAQQESNQFGTQRYQVFFKPGTYDGLNDQVGFYTSVSGLGKNPDDVQINGDITVDAGWFNGNATQNFWRSVENLAIKPVSGTDRWAVAQAAPFRRIHVEGGLNLAPNGYGWASGGYIADSKIDGTVGPYSQQQWYTRDSSIGGWVNGVWNMVFSGVQGAPAQGFPNPVYTTLNTTPESRDKPYLYLDGNNYSVFVPNLRTNASGVDWPNTPGTSIPLTQFYVAHPGDSAATINAALAQGLNLLLTPGIYHVDQAINVTRANTVVLGLGYATVIPDNGVDAVKVADVDGVKLAGFLIDAGAGNSAQLLQVGAPGSNASHAGNPTTIQDVFARIGGAGPGQAQTAFEVNSNDVIIDHTWLWRADHGAGVGWTTNPSDYGLRVNGNNVLATGLFVEHFEKYDVEWAGQNGKTIFFQNEIAYDAPNQAAIQNGSIRGFAAYKVDDNVTTHEGWGLGSYCNFTADPTIIQDHGFEAPTTAGVKFHDLLVVSLGGMGQYAHVINDTGPGTSGTGTTPSTVTSYP; encoded by the coding sequence ATGCTCGCTCCCCCCACCGACTCGGCGGCACCGAGACCCTCGGTGCTGACGGGCCGGCGAAACGTCGTAGCGGCAGTGCTCACGGCGCTCGTCGCCTCGCTGCTGCTCTTCGTGCCGATGCGCTCGGCGCACGCGGCCGACACCCTGCTCTCGCAGGGCAAGACCGCGACCGCCTCCTCCGCCGAGAACGCCGGCACCCCGGCGTCCGCGGCGGTCGACGGCGACAACGGCACCCGCTGGTCCAGCGCCGCCGCCGACCCCCAGTGGCTCCAGGTCGACCTCGGCGCCACCGCGCACATCGGTTCCGTCACCCTCAACTGGGAGGCGGCGTACGCGAAGTCGTTCCAGATCCAGACGTCCGCCGACGGCACGAACTGGACCGGCATCTACTCCACCACGACCGGCACCGGTGGAAACCAGACGGTTTCCGTAAACGGTTCCGGGCGTTATGTCCGTCTCTACGGGACGGTCCGCGCCACCCAGTACGGCTACTCCCTCTGGGAGTTCCAGGTGTTCGGCACCGTCGACGGCAGCACCACGCCGCCGGCCGCGGGCACCCTGCTCTCGCAGGGCAAGACCGCCAGCGCATCCTCCACCGAGAACGCCGGCACCCCGGCGTCCGCGGCGGTCGACGGCGACAACGGCACCCGCTGGTCCAGCGCCGCCGCCGACCCCCAGTGGCTCCAGGTCGACCTCGGCGCCACCGACACCATCAGCCAGGTGGTGCTCAACTGGGAGGCCGCGTACGGGAAGTCGTTCCAGATCCAGACGTCCACCGACGGCACGAACTGGACCAGCGTCTACTCCACCACAGCCGGCACCGGCGGCGTCCAGACCCTCAACGTGACCGGCTCCGGCCGCTACGTGCGGGTCTACGGCACAGCTCGCGGCACCGGGTACGGCTACTCGCTGTGGGAGTTCCAGGTCTTCGGCACCGCGGGCAGCGGTGACACCGGCGGCACCGGGCCGACCAGCCCGCCCACCGGCCCGATCCAGGGCGGCGGCGACCTCGGCCCGAACGTCAAGGTCTTCGACCCGTCCACCCCGAACATCCAGGCCCAGCTGGACCAGATCTTCGCCCAGCAGGAGTCCAACCAGTTCGGCACCCAGCGCTACCAGGTCTTCTTCAAGCCGGGCACCTACGACGGCCTGAACGACCAGGTCGGCTTCTACACCTCGGTGTCGGGCCTCGGCAAGAACCCGGACGACGTCCAGATCAACGGTGACATCACCGTGGACGCCGGCTGGTTCAACGGCAACGCCACCCAGAACTTCTGGCGTTCGGTGGAGAACCTGGCCATCAAGCCGGTCAGCGGCACCGACCGGTGGGCGGTCGCACAGGCGGCCCCGTTCCGCCGGATCCACGTCGAGGGCGGCCTGAACCTGGCGCCGAACGGCTACGGCTGGGCGAGCGGCGGCTACATCGCCGACAGCAAGATCGACGGCACCGTCGGCCCGTACTCGCAGCAGCAGTGGTACACCCGCGACAGCTCCATCGGCGGCTGGGTCAACGGCGTGTGGAACATGGTGTTCTCGGGTGTCCAGGGCGCTCCGGCGCAGGGCTTCCCGAACCCGGTCTACACGACGCTGAACACCACCCCCGAGTCGCGTGACAAGCCGTACCTGTACCTGGACGGCAACAACTACTCGGTGTTCGTGCCGAACCTGCGCACCAACGCCAGCGGCGTCGACTGGCCCAACACTCCGGGCACCTCGATCCCGCTGACCCAGTTCTACGTGGCGCACCCCGGTGACTCCGCGGCGACCATCAACGCCGCGCTCGCCCAGGGGCTCAACCTGCTGCTCACCCCGGGCATCTACCACGTGGACCAGGCGATCAACGTCACCCGCGCCAACACCGTCGTCCTCGGCCTCGGCTACGCCACGGTCATCCCGGACAACGGCGTGGACGCGGTGAAGGTCGCCGACGTGGACGGCGTCAAGCTGGCCGGCTTCCTGATCGACGCCGGTGCCGGCAACTCGGCCCAGCTGCTCCAGGTCGGCGCGCCCGGTTCGAACGCGAGCCACGCGGGCAACCCGACCACCATCCAGGACGTGTTCGCCCGGATCGGCGGCGCGGGCCCGGGTCAGGCCCAGACGGCGTTCGAGGTCAACAGCAACGACGTCATCATCGACCACACCTGGCTGTGGCGCGCCGACCACGGCGCGGGGGTGGGCTGGACCACCAACCCGTCGGACTACGGTCTGCGGGTGAACGGCAACAACGTTCTGGCCACCGGTCTGTTCGTCGAACACTTCGAGAAGTACGACGTGGAGTGGGCGGGACAGAACGGCAAGACGATCTTCTTCCAGAACGAGATCGCCTACGACGCGCCCAACCAGGCGGCCATCCAGAACGGCAGCATCCGCGGGTTCGCGGCCTACAAGGTGGACGACAACGTCACCACCCACGAAGGCTGGGGACTCGGCAGCTACTGCAACTTCACCGCGGACCCGACGATCATCCAGGACCACGGGTTCGAGGCACCGACCACCGCGGGCGTGAAGTTCCACGACCTCTTGGTGGTCTCGCTCGGCGGGATGGGCCAATACGCCCATGTCATCAACGACACCGGCCCCGGCACCTCGGGCACCGGCACGACCCCGTCGACGGTGACGTCGTACCCGTAA
- a CDS encoding anti-sigma factor RsbA family regulatory protein yields MTAAFAHPALFYRGDAEYLAGTTAFVRAGLAVGEPVAAAVPPDRLALLRAALGADAAGVRFTDMAAAGRNPGRIIPGVLRAFCDAQPPGRRIRIVGEPVWPGRTDLEYPACVQHEALTNAAFHGCPVTILCPYDAERLTARALADARATHPAVIEGGRERTSAGYAPERAAASYNTPLAVPPYADRLTFDREGLRGAREFAVRVAGGLGLRGTRLDDVALAVSELTTNSVLHGGGSGVIRLWAEDGRLACEVRDGGRIGDPLAGREVPPPGRPGGRGLLMVHQLADLVRQYTGPDGTAIRCYFDPPVHPAGAPAVLAARSAEGMDRPADRP; encoded by the coding sequence ATGACCGCTGCCTTCGCTCATCCGGCGCTCTTCTACCGGGGCGACGCCGAGTACCTGGCCGGAACCACCGCCTTCGTCCGCGCCGGACTGGCCGTCGGGGAACCCGTCGCGGCGGCGGTACCGCCTGACCGGCTGGCGCTGCTGCGCGCCGCACTGGGCGCCGACGCGGCCGGTGTGCGCTTCACCGACATGGCCGCGGCGGGCCGCAACCCCGGCCGGATCATCCCCGGTGTGCTGCGGGCCTTCTGCGACGCCCAGCCGCCGGGCCGCCGGATACGGATCGTCGGGGAGCCGGTGTGGCCCGGCCGCACCGACCTCGAATACCCCGCCTGCGTCCAGCACGAAGCACTCACCAACGCCGCTTTCCACGGCTGCCCGGTCACCATCCTGTGCCCTTACGACGCCGAGCGGCTCACCGCCCGCGCGCTCGCCGACGCCCGCGCCACCCACCCGGCGGTGATCGAGGGCGGCCGGGAGCGGACCAGCGCCGGGTACGCGCCCGAGCGGGCTGCCGCGTCCTACAACACCCCGCTGGCCGTACCGCCGTACGCCGACCGCCTCACCTTCGACCGGGAAGGGCTGCGCGGCGCCCGGGAGTTCGCGGTGCGGGTGGCGGGCGGGCTGGGGCTGCGGGGGACCCGGCTGGACGACGTGGCGCTCGCGGTCTCCGAACTGACCACCAACAGCGTGCTGCACGGCGGTGGTTCGGGCGTGATCCGGCTGTGGGCCGAGGACGGCCGGCTGGCCTGCGAGGTCCGCGACGGCGGCCGGATCGGCGACCCGCTGGCCGGCCGCGAAGTCCCCCCGCCCGGCCGGCCGGGCGGCCGCGGCCTGCTGATGGTCCACCAGCTCGCCGACCTGGTACGCCAGTACACCGGCCCTGACGGCACCGCGATCCGCTGCTACTTCGACCCGCCCGTCCACCCCGCCGGCGCCCCGGCCGTCCTCGCGGCCCGCTCCGCCGAGGGCATGGACCGCCCGGCCGACCGGCCCTAG
- a CDS encoding YoaK family protein has translation MQTPFQTTFREARDTLVPDPAGPHGPLPPLLLGLTVVTGLVDAFSYLSLGHVFVANMTGNVVFMAFSLAGASGFSVLASVLSLLSFTAGAAAGGVLAQRVTAHRARLLLGATVAQVVLVLAGWVMSRLVDLPAGGGDRWTLILLLGLAMGLQNAVVRRLAVPDLTTTVLTLTITGIAADARFAGGASSRSGRRLLSALAMFLGALAGAALIGHGHADLPLLLGAVALAAVAAGLLPHRRSAAAWTG, from the coding sequence GTGCAGACCCCCTTTCAGACCACGTTCCGCGAGGCGCGCGACACCCTCGTCCCCGATCCGGCCGGGCCGCACGGTCCGCTGCCGCCGCTGCTGTTGGGGCTGACGGTGGTCACCGGTCTGGTGGACGCCTTCAGCTATCTGTCGCTGGGCCATGTCTTCGTCGCCAACATGACCGGAAACGTCGTCTTCATGGCGTTCTCGCTGGCCGGCGCGAGCGGCTTCTCGGTACTGGCGTCCGTGCTGTCGCTGCTGTCGTTCACGGCCGGGGCGGCGGCCGGCGGGGTGCTCGCACAGCGGGTGACCGCGCACCGGGCCCGACTGCTGCTCGGGGCGACCGTGGCCCAGGTGGTGCTGGTGCTGGCCGGCTGGGTGATGAGCCGGCTGGTCGACCTGCCGGCCGGCGGCGGCGACCGGTGGACGCTGATCCTGCTGCTGGGACTGGCGATGGGCCTGCAGAACGCGGTGGTACGCCGGTTGGCGGTACCTGATCTGACCACGACCGTGCTGACCTTGACCATCACCGGCATCGCGGCGGACGCGCGGTTCGCGGGCGGCGCGTCGAGCAGGTCCGGGCGGCGGCTGCTGTCGGCGCTGGCGATGTTCCTGGGGGCGCTGGCCGGGGCCGCGCTGATCGGCCACGGCCACGCGGATCTGCCGCTGCTGCTGGGCGCGGTGGCGCTGGCCGCGGTGGCGGCGGGCCTGCTGCCGCACCGGCGGTCGGCGGCGGCCTGGACCGGGTGA
- a CDS encoding glycoside hydrolase family 3 C-terminal domain-containing protein, producing MVHKPRGCGAHDPPRQPGSGTVVVVNSGSAVTMPWANGVRGIIENWYPGQEDGTAIARLLHGDVNFPGKPPVPLPQSLNDIPAHTTPQWPGQNNTVQHTEGRNIGYRWYDSQNKTPLHPFGYKLSSTTFDYPALTVCQPDTNGNVTAAFDIQNTGTKTGTEITQAYPGQPATTGKPPKNLRDLQRATRNPGRTRHITLTLNARSLQYWNNGRTNATGTDTVSTGSSSRDIRLTGTTTIPTSGGMTPPGQTTPITLRAHANNQYVTAENAGAAALIANRTAIGPWEKSDPIHD from the coding sequence ATCGTACATAAACCACGGGGATGCGGTGCTCATGACCCACCGCGGCAGCCGGGTTCAGGCACGGTCGTGGTGGTCAACAGCGGTTCCGCGGTGACCATGCCGTGGGCCAACGGCGTCCGCGGCATCATCGAGAACTGGTACCCCGGCCAAGAAGACGGCACCGCCATCGCCCGACTCCTCCACGGCGACGTCAACTTCCCCGGCAAACCCCCCGTACCCCTCCCACAGAGCCTGAACGACATCCCCGCCCACACCACCCCCCAGTGGCCCGGCCAGAACAACACCGTCCAACACACCGAAGGCCGCAACATCGGCTACCGCTGGTACGACAGCCAGAACAAAACCCCGCTCCACCCCTTCGGCTACAAACTCTCCTCCACGACCTTCGACTACCCCGCTCTGACCGTCTGCCAGCCGGACACGAACGGAAACGTCACCGCCGCCTTCGACATACAGAACACCGGCACCAAAACCGGCACCGAAATCACCCAGGCCTACCCAGGACAACCGGCCACCACCGGCAAACCACCCAAAAACCTACGAGACCTCCAACGCGCCACCCGCAACCCCGGCCGAACCCGGCACATCACCCTCACCCTCAACGCCCGCAGCCTCCAGTACTGGAACAACGGCCGGACCAACGCCACCGGCACCGACACCGTCTCCACCGGCTCCTCCTCCCGCGACATCCGACTCACCGGCACCACCACGATCCCCACAAGCGGGGGCATGACGCCGCCCGGCCAGACCACCCCGATCACCTTGCGGGCGCACGCCAACAACCAGTACGTGACGGCCGAGAACGCGGGCGCCGCCGCGCTGATCGCCAACCGCACGGCGATCGGCCCCTGGGAAAAGTCCGACCCGATCCACGACTGA
- a CDS encoding glycoside hydrolase family 3 N-terminal domain-containing protein: MSRAQQVGQLFMTAVTTSGLTSAEATAITRGRVGAVILIRHTAGGTAAVKPVAERVQTLAPRLEGGVTVRMLVSTDQEGGRVQVLNGPGFSAIPSAVSQGTWSASRLRSSAAGWGRQLAAAGANMNLAPVGDTVPPGLKDVNAPIGRLDREFGDDPATVASHSTAFLRGMLQAGVIPTVKHFPGLGRVTGNTDLTADVVDGTTTRTDPFLRPFRDAVHAGVPFVMVSSAVYTRIDPGHQAVFSTAVIRGLLRGSLGFKGAVISDDLGQAVAVSDHTPAQRALDFIGAGGNMVLTVKPGDIAPMTAAVLGRMADNAAFRKDVADSVRRVLTAKRNAGLLTCG, from the coding sequence ATGTCGCGGGCCCAGCAGGTCGGGCAGCTGTTCATGACGGCGGTGACCACCTCGGGCCTGACGTCCGCCGAGGCCACCGCGATCACCCGGGGCCGGGTCGGCGCGGTCATCCTGATCAGGCACACCGCCGGGGGAACCGCCGCGGTCAAGCCGGTGGCCGAGCGGGTGCAGACGCTGGCCCCGCGGCTGGAGGGCGGCGTCACGGTACGGATGCTGGTCTCCACCGACCAGGAGGGCGGCCGGGTCCAGGTACTCAACGGGCCGGGCTTCTCGGCGATCCCGAGCGCGGTGTCCCAGGGGACGTGGTCGGCGTCCCGGCTGCGAAGCAGCGCGGCCGGCTGGGGGCGGCAGCTGGCCGCCGCCGGGGCCAACATGAACCTCGCGCCGGTCGGCGACACGGTGCCGCCCGGCCTGAAGGACGTCAACGCGCCCATCGGCAGGCTGGACCGCGAGTTCGGCGACGACCCGGCGACCGTGGCCTCGCACAGCACCGCCTTCCTGCGCGGCATGCTCCAGGCCGGGGTGATCCCGACCGTCAAGCACTTCCCGGGCCTCGGCCGGGTGACCGGCAACACCGACCTCACCGCGGACGTGGTGGACGGCACCACCACCCGCACCGACCCCTTCCTGCGGCCGTTCCGCGACGCGGTGCACGCCGGGGTGCCGTTCGTGATGGTCTCCTCGGCCGTCTACACCCGTATCGACCCCGGACACCAGGCGGTCTTCTCCACCGCGGTGATCCGCGGCCTGCTGCGCGGCTCGCTCGGCTTCAAGGGCGCGGTCATCTCCGACGACCTCGGCCAGGCCGTCGCGGTCAGCGACCACACCCCGGCCCAGCGGGCGCTGGACTTCATCGGGGCCGGCGGCAACATGGTGCTCACCGTCAAACCGGGCGACATCGCGCCGATGACGGCCGCGGTGCTCGGCCGGATGGCGGACAACGCGGCCTTCCGCAAGGACGTGGCCGACAGCGTACGGCGGGTGCTGACCGCTAAGCGGAACGCGGGACTGCTGACCTGCGGCTGA
- a CDS encoding EfeM/EfeO family lipoprotein produces the protein MRDGWSDQRMDPADMGLRAHEIIENAEQFELTGRTDYGSGTNLATASANIDGTRQILAELTSLLVPRDAGLAQLDASLDRAQQDLDARHHGGTWTPLAELTRAQRERVNADFGDLLERLAPVAAIFEVRRTA, from the coding sequence CTGCGGGACGGCTGGTCCGACCAGCGGATGGACCCGGCCGACATGGGTCTGCGGGCGCACGAGATCATCGAGAACGCCGAGCAGTTCGAGCTGACCGGCCGCACCGACTACGGCAGCGGTACCAACCTGGCCACCGCGAGTGCCAACATCGACGGCACCCGGCAGATCCTGGCCGAGCTCACCTCCCTGCTGGTGCCGCGCGACGCCGGCCTGGCGCAGCTCGACGCCTCGCTGGACCGCGCCCAGCAGGACCTGGACGCACGGCACCACGGCGGGACCTGGACCCCGCTGGCCGAACTGACGCGCGCCCAGCGCGAGCGGGTCAACGCCGACTTCGGCGATCTGCTGGAACGACTCGCCCCGGTGGCGGCGATCTTCGAGGTACGGAGGACGGCATGA
- a CDS encoding Dyp-type peroxidase domain-containing protein codes for MTDTHEPTGTGDLRRRGFLRGAALGVGAVGAVAGGAAPLAGGTASASAPAPSARRGADFHGPHQAGIAEPVTRSTAFLSFDVTAADRRELTELLHTVTDRARFLATGGTPAQLGITDSPSDNRQRGRPPGLVTAP; via the coding sequence ATGACCGACACGCACGAGCCGACCGGCACCGGCGACCTGCGACGGCGCGGGTTCCTGCGCGGCGCCGCGCTGGGTGTGGGCGCGGTCGGCGCGGTGGCCGGCGGCGCGGCGCCGCTGGCCGGCGGTACCGCCTCCGCCAGCGCCCCCGCGCCGTCCGCGCGGCGCGGCGCCGACTTCCACGGGCCCCACCAGGCCGGTATCGCCGAACCGGTGACGCGGTCCACCGCGTTCCTGTCCTTCGACGTGACCGCGGCCGACCGGCGGGAGCTCACCGAGCTGCTGCACACGGTCACCGACCGGGCCCGTTTCCTGGCCACCGGCGGCACGCCCGCGCAGCTCGGCATCACCGACTCCCCGTCGGACAACCGCCAACGGGGCCGTCCGCCCGGCCTCGTGACCGCGCCCTGA